A window of Trichoderma atroviride chromosome 3, complete sequence contains these coding sequences:
- a CDS encoding uncharacterized protein (EggNog:ENOG41), protein MSRKPAVQYRPQAKSATLVANVTDPSVSRDSCGSVNMGGRTLWTCRDTAVRLPGTDQFGWVFTNTVGWTDHHPDGSPSIQTGGPAGAGSNGTNNILLMKGPQPSLPTFYALGSNQCPSSGVCADGTSRWTSWPDSPPMVSNTAQDGTATAYTWISNNHITSSGFQVLTTQPSVTLHKMTYKPNTNVNVVPTVKPVDISFWKAGEIAYGTYGNVVNGGYAYLYGLLYPSGVALARVPVNSIEDKTKYQYYVSGKWTSTKPAIINPAAAVPNAGTTGQGTFYYCSKAQSYIWIGQNSPSVWADFYISTAPSPEGPWITPYLLYSGPNGDAELPSYSLQAHHHLLRKTDDGIYLTWTQYFKPSTYNAYVTPLVYVSFV, encoded by the coding sequence ATGTCTCGAAAACCTGCCGTTCAGTACAGACCTCAAGCCAAGAGCGCAACTCTCGTGGCCAATGTCACGGATCCCAGCGTCAGCCGCGACTCATGCGGCTCAGTCAATATGGGCGGCCGCACTCTTTGGACCTGCCGAGACACGGCCGTCCGCCTCCCTGGCACCGATCAGTTCGGATGGGTGTTTACCAACACCGTCGGCTGGACTGACCATCACCCAGATGGatctccatccatccagaCTGGAGGACCAGCCGGGGCTGGATCAAACGGCACCAATAACATTCTGCTGATGAAGGGCCCGCAACCGTCTCTTCCTACCTTTTATGCTTTGGGCTCCAACCAGTGCCCGAGCTCTGGAGTGTGCGCTGATGGCACATCGCGATGGACAAGCTGGCCGGACTCACCACCAATGGTCTCGAATACGGCCCAAGATGGGACTGCCACGGCATATACCTGGATATCCAACAACCACATAACTAGCAGTGGATTCCAGGTTTTGACAACTCAGCCCTCGGTTACCCTCCACAAGATGACTTACAAGCCCAACACCAATGTCAACGTTGTCCCGACTGTGAAGCCTGTGGACATCAGCTTCTGGAAAGCGGGTGAGATTGCATATGGAACCTATGGCAACGTTGTTAACGGCGGGTATGCCTACCTCTATGGACTGCTGTATCCGAGCGGAGTTGCTCTGGCAAGGGTTCCGGTCAACAGCATTGAAGACAAGACCAAATACCAATACTATGTGAGCGGCAAGTGGACTAGCACCAAgcctgccatcatcaacccgGCTGCCGCAGTCCCCAATGCCGGGACGACAGGCCAGGGAACCTTTTACTACTGCAGCAAGGCCCAGTCGTACATCTGGATCGGCCAGAACAGCCCAAGCGTTTGGGCAGACTTTTATATCTCGACGGCCCCAAGCCCAGAGGGCCCCTGGATCACTCCCTACCTCCTCTACTCCGGACCCAATGGCGACGCAGAGCTGCCGTCGTACAGCCTGCAAGCGCATCACCACCTGCTGCGCAAGACTGACGACGGCATCTATCTGACGTGGACGCAGTACTTCAAACCCAGCACGTATAACGCATATGTCACCCCGCTTGTATACGTTTCGTTTGTCTAG
- a CDS encoding uncharacterized protein (EggNog:ENOG41~TransMembrane:1 (i86-103o)), which produces MSSDNNQQVMDVLSSISGHFRRVTDNAAEFIDKGVDKASEAVRERLATVEWLPDIVKPLPPPKPEVIVVPLSSIEKLQNWFSRNKYLIGTAVVITSVVAYKGYQQNKYVRKVRRAKRSKNGGRSEVIVIAGSPRLPLTKTLALDMERRGFIVFIVCNATEDEAAVKSFSRPDIMPLTIDTTNPPNAGLAIERFAHFLTSPRAPGPNIKPNQLTLKSVFLIPSLHYQTSPIATIPPSAFADLFNTHLLQPILTIQTFLPLLTSRLGPIGEKWVPPKVLVFTPSIISSINPPFHAPEATVCSALSAFTEVLTAELRPLDIPVTHMQLGTFDFSGFVPIRTGSPTQGLVTSAGNPEDTLIWPDGARHVYGRNFVAQTASAISGARIRGLKGSSLRHLHATVFDVIDGSVKSDTVRIGLGASIYGFVGRWAPPKHRLMDDGHPQGR; this is translated from the exons ATGTCGTCCGACAACAACCAGCAGGTTATGGACGTG CTCTCGAGCATCTCGGGCCACTTTCGTCGAGTCACGGATAATGCCGCCGAGTTCATCGACAAAGGCGTCGACAAAGCCTCCGAGGCTGTCCGCGAGAGGCTGGCGACGGTCGAGTGGCTGCCCGATATTGTGAAGCcgcttcctcctcccaaGCCAGAGGTCATTGTCGTGCCCCTGTCCAGcatcgagaagctgcagaacTGGTTCTCAAGGAACAAGTACCTTATCGGAACCGCCGTCGTCATCACCAGCGTTGTCGCCTACAAAGGCTACCAGCAGAACAAATACGTGCGAAAGGTGCGGAGGGCCAAGCGAAGCAAGAATGGCGGCCGCAGCGAGGTCATTGTTATCGCGGGGTCGCCTCGACTGCCGCTGACCAAGACGCTGGCTCTGGACATGGAGAGGCgcggcttcatcgtcttcatcgtctgcAATGCCACTGAAGATGAGGCCGCCGTCAAGTCCTTCTCCCGCCCAGACATTATGCCTCTCACCATTGACACCACAAAT CCTCCCAATGCCGGACTCGCCATTGAGCGCTTCGCCCACTTCCTCACATCTCCCAGAGCTCCAGGCCCCAACATCAAGCCGAACCAGCTGACGCTCAAATCCGTCTTCCTGATTCCCAGCCTCCACTACCAGACCTCTCCCATCGCCACCATCCCTCCATCAGCATTTGCCGACCTTTTCAACACCCACTTGCTGCAGCCCATCCTCACCATCCAGACATTCCTGCCGCTGCTCACATCAAGGCTCGGCCCCATTGGCGAGAAATGGGTCCCTCCCAAGGTCCTGGTCTTTACtccctccatcatctcctccatcaacCCACCCTTCCACGCTCCCGAGGCCACCGTCTGCTCCGCTCTCTCAGCCTTCACCGAGGTATTGACGGCCGAACTGCGACCACTCGACATTCCCGTGACCCACATGCAGCTCGGCACCTTTGACTTCTCCGGCTTCGTGCCGATCCGCACCGGCTCGCCAACTCAGGGCCTGGTGACCAGCGCAGGAAACCCCGAAGACACTTTGATCTGGCCCGATGGTGCCAGACACGTCTACGGACGCAACTTTGTCGCCCAGACCGCATCTGCCATCTCCGGGGCCCGCATCCGTGGCTTGAAAGGCAGCTCTCTCCGTCATCTCCATGCCACCGTTTTCGACGTCATCGACGGCTCCGTCAAGTCTGACACCGTCCgcatcggcctcggcgccagCATCTACGGGTTTGTCGGCCGATGGGCCCCCCCGAAGCATCGTCTCATGGATGATGGGCATCCGCAAGGTCGATGA
- a CDS encoding uncharacterized protein (EggNog:ENOG41), whose amino-acid sequence MYDDDDTTFSLVSTASVTDATSVTTRTELENADDDIDFEIDDATSDFESGWEVSSGPSTSVPPSVYEDEIAYGRRYHGFRRGIYPMPNDEVERHREETVHALFLQLMGGHLFYANIGDYPQKIIDIGTGIGIWPIDVADQHPSASVIGTDLSPIQPPWVPINVRMFIEDSEEPEWLHGSDFDLVHFRQMTHVFRNLQGLLTKIYPHVKNGGWVEFHELIFEIRCDDGSMKEDDPLRVFIETMKNGLRVYGINILTINELEQILGEAGFTNVHCITKKVPISTWPRDKTLRALGVFMKTTINDSLGAMAAKPLAALNLSPAQRVAMLEAARESLDDTSIHRYINCCVCYAQKREGHYAETLY is encoded by the exons ATGtatgacgacgatgacacCACGTTTTCGCTGGTGTCAACAGCGTCGGTGACGGATGCGACGAGCGTCACGACGCGGACAGAGCTCGAGAATGCGGACGACGACATTGATTTCGAAATCGACGACGCCACGAGCGACTTCGAGAGCGGCTGGGAGGTTTCATCAGGGCCGTCCACCTCCGTGCCCCCGAGCGTTTACGAAGACGAGATCGCCTACGGCCGGCGCTATCATGGCTTCCGCAGAGGCATCTATCCCATGCCGAATGACGAGGTCGAGCGTCACAGAGAGGAAACAGTCCACGCCCTGTTTCTCCAGCTAATG GGCGGGCATTTGTTCTATGCCAACATTGGCGATTACCCCCAGAAAATCATTGACATCGGAACTGGCATTG GCATTTGGCCCATAGATG TCGCTGATCAGCATCCAAGCGCAAGCGTCATTGGCACTGACCTTTCACCCATACAACCACCATGGGTGCCTATCAACGTGCGCATGTTTATAGAGGATAGCGAGGAGCCCGAGTGGCTCCACGGATCAGATTTCGACCTTGTACACTTCCGACAAATGACTCATGTGTTTCGAAACCTTCAGGGCCTTCTCACCAAGATATATCC ACATGTCAAGAATGGTGGCTGGGTGGAATTCCACGAACTCATTTTTGAAATCCGGTGCGACGATGGATCTATGAAAGAAGACGACCCCCTTCGAGTGTTTATCGAGACGATGAAAAATGGCTTGCGAGTTTACGGCATCAATATTCTTACCATCAATGAGCTTGAGCAGAttcttggagaagctggattCACAAACGTCCACTGCATCACAAAAAAGGTGCCGATATCGACCTGGCCGCGCGACAAGACACTGCGAGCTCTAGGCGTTTTCATGAAAACAACCATTAACGATTCTCTTGGAGCCATGGCCGCGAAACCCCTGGCAGCCCTCAACCTCTCTCCAGCACAACGAGTGGCCATGCTGGAAGCAGCGCGAGAGAGCCTGGACGACACCTCGATCCATCGTTACATCAACTGCTGTGTCTGTTACgcgcaaaagagagaaggcCACTATGCCGAGACCCTCTACTGA